The proteins below are encoded in one region of Ornithinimicrobium avium:
- a CDS encoding cell wall-binding repeat-containing protein — translation MGRRVSRARAGTLTAVTAAAALAALTVGPQGTAPRAAAEPAATGATASGTTETEMEPAATSQPVRWTEALADQAPCPEGRTRRATLLDEHFSRGIPQADFANGWSVVSRSLDGRAARSVVSGSDTEDWFFAPWVQAPVGAQTMLAFASRGTVPASGYSRADVNSVSTRVAANGTRWQGRVFDVTAATRDEDGRLGTWFQHRSRAGTTQWWEVDNVQLYTCRAAAVSRIEGSDRYATSAAVAAQYRPGQDVVYLASGHGFADALSGGALAARDGAPVLLVRTDAIPAPVAAQLTRLSPTRIVVLGGATAVGDAVLEAARAYTDGSEESVVRLAGADRYATSAAVTGSYPAGVGTVWVASGRSFPDGLSGGAAAGRQGSPLLLTSPVELLPQTQEALDRLAPADIVVLGGPAAVPEAVVDQLRAHTTGTVTRLAGSDRHETSALVADTFPRAPERVFLATGAAFPDALSGSALAGKEAAPVLLTRASRLPADVGSALDRLDAGSGVVLGGYTAVQSTVLDQLGQHVG, via the coding sequence ATGGGACGACGCGTCTCCCGGGCGCGGGCAGGGACGCTCACGGCGGTCACGGCTGCGGCCGCCCTCGCCGCGCTGACGGTCGGGCCGCAGGGCACCGCGCCGCGGGCCGCGGCCGAGCCTGCCGCCACCGGCGCGACCGCGTCCGGCACGACCGAGACCGAGATGGAACCGGCCGCCACCTCCCAGCCGGTCCGCTGGACCGAGGCCCTGGCCGACCAGGCCCCGTGCCCGGAGGGCCGCACCCGCCGCGCGACGCTGCTCGACGAGCACTTCAGCCGTGGGATCCCGCAGGCGGACTTCGCCAACGGCTGGTCGGTCGTCAGCCGGTCCCTCGACGGCCGGGCTGCGCGGTCCGTGGTGAGCGGCTCGGACACCGAGGACTGGTTCTTCGCCCCGTGGGTGCAGGCCCCGGTGGGCGCCCAGACGATGCTGGCGTTCGCCTCGCGCGGCACCGTGCCGGCCTCGGGCTACTCGCGCGCCGACGTCAACTCCGTGTCCACCCGGGTGGCCGCGAACGGCACCCGCTGGCAGGGCCGGGTCTTCGACGTCACCGCCGCGACCCGGGACGAGGACGGCCGGCTGGGCACCTGGTTCCAGCACCGTTCGCGCGCAGGCACGACCCAGTGGTGGGAGGTCGACAACGTCCAGCTCTACACCTGCCGGGCGGCGGCCGTCAGCCGGATCGAGGGCTCCGACCGCTACGCCACCTCCGCCGCCGTCGCGGCGCAGTACCGCCCCGGCCAGGACGTCGTCTACCTCGCCAGCGGCCACGGCTTCGCCGACGCGCTCAGCGGCGGGGCCCTCGCAGCCCGGGACGGGGCGCCGGTCCTGCTCGTGCGGACCGACGCCATCCCGGCGCCGGTCGCGGCCCAGCTCACCCGGCTCTCCCCGACCAGGATCGTCGTGCTCGGCGGGGCCACCGCCGTCGGGGACGCGGTGCTCGAGGCCGCGCGGGCCTACACCGACGGCAGCGAGGAGAGCGTCGTCCGCCTGGCCGGCGCGGACCGCTACGCCACGTCGGCCGCCGTGACCGGCTCCTACCCCGCTGGGGTCGGGACCGTGTGGGTCGCCAGCGGCAGGAGCTTCCCGGACGGACTGTCCGGCGGGGCCGCCGCCGGGCGGCAGGGCTCCCCGCTGCTGCTGACCTCGCCCGTCGAGCTGCTGCCGCAGACCCAGGAGGCCCTCGACCGGCTCGCCCCCGCGGACATCGTCGTCCTGGGCGGACCGGCAGCCGTCCCTGAGGCGGTGGTGGACCAGCTCCGGGCGCACACCACCGGCACCGTCACCCGGCTCGCGGGATCGGACCGCCACGAGACCTCCGCGCTGGTCGCCGACACCTTCCCGCGCGCCCCCGAGCGCGTCTTCCTCGCCACCGGCGCCGCCTTCCCGGACGCACTGTCCGGCTCGGCGCTGGCCGGCAAGGAAGCCGCCCCGGTCCTGCTGACCCGGGCCAGCAGGCTGCCCGCCGACGTCGGCTCGGCCCTGGACCGTCTCGACGCCGGCTCCGGAGTGGTCCTCGG
- a CDS encoding alpha-amylase family glycosyl hydrolase → MTWAEHAIFWHVYPLGFTGAPQRAGQTPDAGGTPYPRLRQLVDWLDYAVGLGLNGLLLGPVFASVSHGYDTLDHERVDPRLGTQDDLAALAAACRERGVRLVLDGVFNHLSADHPLVRRAVAAGPGTDEGRWIRWVDGYPRWFEGHPGLVELDLAQPVVASRVAEVMTHWLDRGADGWRLDAAYAQGAQVWRPVLDQVRAAHPDAWVVGEVIHGDYAGFVRDSGVDTVTQYELWKATWSSLVDGNLYELDHALGRHAALLDTFVPQTFVGNHDVTRIASRVGKDGAVLALTMLMTVGGVPSVYYGDDQGFEGVKEEREGGDDAVRPSFPGTPGELASWGEPVSRAHVELVGLRRRHPWLVRARTEAVTLSNDHYVYRATGTPEEVLEVELDLRGGGHRARVRDGAGQAIWSWG, encoded by the coding sequence ATGACCTGGGCCGAGCACGCGATCTTCTGGCACGTCTACCCGCTGGGCTTCACCGGGGCCCCGCAGCGCGCAGGGCAGACGCCCGACGCGGGCGGCACCCCGTACCCGAGGCTGCGCCAGCTGGTCGACTGGCTCGACTACGCGGTGGGGCTCGGACTCAACGGGCTGCTGCTCGGGCCGGTCTTCGCCTCGGTCAGCCACGGCTACGACACGCTCGACCACGAACGGGTGGACCCCCGGCTCGGCACGCAGGACGATCTCGCCGCGCTGGCGGCGGCCTGCCGCGAGCGCGGCGTCCGCCTGGTGCTGGACGGCGTCTTCAACCACCTGTCCGCCGACCACCCGCTGGTGCGGCGGGCGGTCGCCGCGGGGCCCGGCACCGACGAGGGGCGCTGGATCCGCTGGGTGGACGGCTACCCCCGCTGGTTCGAGGGGCACCCCGGGCTGGTCGAGCTCGACCTGGCCCAGCCGGTCGTCGCCTCCCGGGTCGCCGAGGTGATGACGCACTGGCTGGACCGCGGGGCGGACGGCTGGCGGCTGGACGCCGCCTACGCGCAGGGGGCACAGGTCTGGCGTCCTGTCCTCGACCAGGTCCGCGCCGCCCACCCGGACGCCTGGGTGGTGGGCGAGGTCATCCACGGCGACTACGCCGGCTTCGTGCGGGACTCCGGGGTGGACACGGTCACCCAGTACGAGCTGTGGAAGGCCACCTGGTCCTCGCTGGTGGACGGCAACCTCTACGAGCTGGACCACGCGCTGGGCCGGCACGCGGCGCTGCTCGACACCTTCGTGCCGCAGACCTTCGTCGGCAACCACGACGTCACCCGGATCGCCTCGCGGGTCGGCAAGGACGGCGCCGTCCTGGCGCTCACGATGCTCATGACCGTCGGCGGGGTCCCGTCGGTCTACTACGGCGACGATCAGGGGTTCGAGGGCGTCAAGGAGGAGCGCGAGGGCGGCGACGACGCTGTGCGGCCCTCCTTCCCGGGCACCCCGGGGGAGCTGGCGTCCTGGGGCGAGCCGGTCAGCCGCGCGCACGTGGAGCTGGTCGGGCTGCGGCGCCGTCATCCGTGGCTGGTCCGGGCCCGCACCGAGGCGGTCACCCTCTCCAACGATCACTACGTCTACCGGGCGACGGGGACGCCCGAGGAGGTGCTGGAGGTCGAGCTCGACCTGCGCGGCGGGGGTCACCGCGCCCGGGTGCGCGACGGGGCGGGACAGGCGATCTGGTCGTGGGGCTGA
- the ligD gene encoding non-homologous end-joining DNA ligase LigD, with protein sequence MVDLDPGPGAGLHECARVALLVRERLESVGLATRPVTSGSKGMQLYADLEGTRSSDEVSAVAKALAEHLEQEHPDLVTAKMTKTRRPGRIFLDWSQNNAAKTTICPWSLRGRARPQVALPRTWQEVEAAAAGEVELTQRTIEEV encoded by the coding sequence GTGGTCGACCTCGACCCGGGGCCCGGCGCGGGCCTGCACGAGTGCGCCCGGGTCGCGCTCCTGGTGCGGGAGCGGCTGGAGTCGGTGGGGCTGGCCACGCGTCCGGTCACCAGCGGCAGCAAGGGCATGCAGCTCTACGCCGACCTCGAGGGCACCCGCTCCTCCGACGAGGTCAGCGCAGTGGCCAAGGCCCTGGCCGAGCACCTCGAGCAGGAGCACCCCGACCTCGTCACGGCGAAGATGACCAAGACCCGAAGGCCCGGCAGGATCTTCCTCGACTGGAGCCAGAACAACGCCGCCAAGACCACGATCTGCCCCTGGTCGCTGCGCGGCCGCGCCCGCCCGCAGGTCGCCCTGCCCCGCACCTGGCAGGAGGTGGAGGCGGCCGCGGCCGGCGAGGTGGAGCTGACCCAGAGGACGATCGAGGAGGTCTGA